The DNA sequence GCATAAGATACTCTACTATATTCATTATTTTCAATATATGAAGCGGTATCTCTAGCAAAACTTGAGAGGCTGTTTGGCATAGTAGCTCTAAGTTCAGCCAAATCTACCAAAGAAAGTGTAGTCGACTGTCCTCTGGCACTCCTACTACTCTCATCTATAAAATCATCTACTATTTTCTTTCCCAAATCAAGAGTTGATATTGCTGTATTGTTACTCAAATCTGACAGCCAGTTTGTATAATACCACCCCGTTCCCGGCTCAGTTTCCTCTGATGCAATCAAATAATCCGCATAATCTGAAAGTGCGAGAGCAGTCTCTGTAGTTGCCATCAAGCACGCATCAAATCCTATAAAGTCATATTTTATATCTGTCGCTGCTATAGCTGATTTTATCTGTGATAAGTTCATAGATCCGGATCTTGGATTTTTCTCGTCATAACCATATCCTGTGACTGACCCACCGCCATGGTCCCAAAATATAAGCTGATATCTATTTGCCGAAAAATTTTGCTTGCAGTATTCAATAAATCTAATTAATGTATTCGTATCAGTCATTGATAGATTTTGGTTATCATCCGCCAGCTTTAACAAATTGCCGCCTTTAACTTGATAGATTTGATTAATTGATGATGAAATAACCGAGTTTTTCCAAGAATTTGCTCCACCTGTACATACTATTAGGTTTACATTGTCTGCAATATTTGCCTTAGTCATTTCGACCAGGTCATTTGTTGCCATTCCGTGCTTAGACTCCAGGTCAGTACCGCACATATATACCATTACAGTTACACTATCACCGCCTGTAGGTCTATAAAACTTATCTCTGGCATTCTCATTTACTGTTTTATCCAGCTTACCTCTATTATCTTCCACTCCACTCCAAGCAGTACTTACACCGCTTATACTTGAAGCAGCAGCACTTCCAAATGTAGAAATCAAATTTGGAACATTAACTTGCTGTGACTGTGTATTTACAGATGTATTGCTACTACCGGAGGATCCTCCCAATAATGAACTTAATATATTCCCTTTGCCTGTAACTACACTTATTATTGCTATAATTATAACAATCAAAATACTAAATGGTGAACCTCCTCCACCTCTTCCTGATGAATTCCTGTTTCCACCGGAACCACCTGTAAATGACCCTCTACCTAGAACACGCCTCCCTGTTCCGGTAACCTCTCTTTCATGTGATAATGGTCTACCCATCTACGCTCCTCCTGTTATACAATATTTACATTATCAGCATTTTGCTTTATAGCTATTTTATTCTAAAATCCTTATAAAATCCAGAAATAAACTATTACATTTCTTTGTATAAACAATAGTGCCTTAATAAATCTACTATACTTTTCTTTCCACCCATGATAGGATTATATACAACTATATTTGTAGTATAAATTTTAATATTTTAAAGAGTATTAAATCATAAATAAGTCTATTTTTTATCTATTATTTATACTGGGAGGAATATATGTATAAAACTAAAAAAATACCCTTACTACTTTCCATTATATTACTATCCTTACAAGGATGTTCAGGAAATAAAGTTACTGCTTCAGATATGCAGGGAACAAAGACTTTTTATCAGATTGTTGATAATTATAAAACAGATAATTATACGGAAGCAGAGCTTTCACAAATATTTGAAAATGATTCCTTT is a window from the Lachnoanaerobaculum umeaense genome containing:
- a CDS encoding clostripain-related cysteine peptidase: MGRPLSHEREVTGTGRRVLGRGSFTGGSGGNRNSSGRGGGGSPFSILIVIIIAIISVVTGKGNILSSLLGGSSGSSNTSVNTQSQQVNVPNLISTFGSAAASSISGVSTAWSGVEDNRGKLDKTVNENARDKFYRPTGGDSVTVMVYMCGTDLESKHGMATNDLVEMTKANIADNVNLIVCTGGANSWKNSVISSSINQIYQVKGGNLLKLADDNQNLSMTDTNTLIRFIEYCKQNFSANRYQLIFWDHGGGSVTGYGYDEKNPRSGSMNLSQIKSAIAATDIKYDFIGFDACLMATTETALALSDYADYLIASEETEPGTGWYYTNWLSDLSNNTAISTLDLGKKIVDDFIDESSRSARGQSTTLSLVDLAELRATMPNSLSSFARDTASYIENNEYSRVSYARTASREFAKSSNIDQVDLVSLIYNLEQDKNNPTIQSVLGAVKYNRTSSNMANSYGLSIYFPYKKLSKVDRMVQTYGDIGMDSEYTRMIQQFASVQASGQIVGGGETTPANILTGGTSGNSAGSLSAADIDSMIANLISGSISAESLSSIGLDFSNIGFLQNRSISDDAIKDYVVNNRLDASKLKWRDISSEPKIHLSEEEWNMVSSIEESMLLDQGNGYIDMGLDNFFKFDENGDMLADTQRAWIAIDQQPVAYYHLSTTQNGDEVTTIGRVPVILNGDRANLIIIFDKEHPKGYIAGANTDYSAIETETIAKNITEIVPGDRIQFIYTYYGYDGTYLDNYTIDEEYVVGNSIPKVSYLIVQDDNEITYKFTDIYNNSYWTPTLKSK